TCGATTTCCACCAGCTAGTCGATGTCCTTAAAGAGTTCGAGACCATCACATTCAGGTTGCAAAACGAGATGAACTAAAAATCTCAATCATAACTGGAACGGTCCTTCAAAAATTCATTAGTAACTACAAACTATTATTatagttaaaaaagaaaagtcctCAAAATTTTGCTTTAAGGACCCCGAAGTTCGCTTAAGTATGTCTATACCCAAAACATATCAAATTGGTGCTATCAAAAAGAAgtcaaaagtaaaatatttatcaacTTAAAGTCAAATTTTGCTTTTCATGGGACCAAAAATCCTCTAACACAaaataatcattatttttttaatatattagtTTTGATGGAAGGACAGACTTCCTTTTTTTAacatctcatatatatatataaacatttaTTCAACTTTGTAAGAATCACTACAAGTCAGTAAAAAAGTAGTAGTATATTTTTTATGACCAAAAGTCATTTGACTTTGACtaaatatcatataaaaatttaatttgtttcCTCCTAACAACTTTATATGATACTTTAGTGAAAGTTGAGTGATTCTTTTGTTACAAGAAATAGTTTAGTGACGTGATACTTAGATAAAATTAAGTAATTTTTTGTtacaaaaagaattaatttagTGACTTTAATTACAATAGAATAGAAGGTAAGCGCCCCTTTATGAAATTCACCCAAAAATAAAAGATCCATCGAAATTATTAAATACAATGAGGAGTTGAAAATGTTCAGAATCTTAACATTTATTCCATTACATTTTTTGCCATAATAGTTGAGCAAGTAAATCTTTGTATAATTGGAAATTTATAGGAGCATAATTACTTTTACCTAATCGGATGCAAATCTTAGATTTTATCTCCTATAATTATAAAGCCTGATATTGCTTCATTCATAaggagaaattaaaaaaatgaagtcctttcaaatacatttgcccataatttttcttcttttgactACATATTATTCATGTTCAATGGTTCATTCTACACTATTCAGGCTATTCATCACCAATGAATTGACAGATCCTTTAGTAAGTCACTGTTTAATTGAAGGTCTTGATGTTGGATTTTTCCCAATTCAACCTGGAGGTATGAATGGTTTGTCAGTGAATATTGATGATCCTAAGCAAAGTGCCAATATTACTTGTGCTTTGGATACTGATAAATTACATGGCCAATATGTTCTGTTTGATAATATTAGAGATTCTCCAAGGTGTGGGGATAATAAATGTGAATGGCATGTAAAGAATGATGGATTATATCTTGATATTCAAGGCCAACAAGTTTTTCAGGCTCCCTGGTTTTTGTAAAGGCCAGGGGGTAGGATAATGAAGTATAATGTTTGTTAATTACTGTTATGATGAAAAATTGCTTGTTACAATGTTAGAACTTTCCATCAATCAAGTACTATTCTGTTCTTCCTTAGAACTGTTTTATTATTGTGATTTCATTCGAGACGAGAACATAGAAGAGTTTGATGCTTTTAATTCGgtaaaatttttatatataactaTTGCTTAATGTTTCTTGTTCTTGTGCCGAGAGTCTGCCGGTAacggtaaggtctgcgtacattctaTCCTCCCTAAACCTCACTTTATGAGATttcactgagtatgttgttgttattgttattaacGATTGCTTAATCATAGTTaactaatatatatttttgtttattaACACCTGATGCGTATGAATGTTTATCCAAAAAAATTGTTGGGGAAAAGTTAACTTTTCTTAAAACTTCCTTCAAAACACAAAGAGATGTGAAAAGTGCTTTATGGAAAGGCAAAGAAAGGGAAATGAGTAAGCTTTGGTTttgatatgtataatataaatataattatatattactATAAACTAACAAAAAGATTCTATCTAGGTGCTAGtgattagtatatatattataattatattgcTTATGATGGAGTGTAGAATCAGTGCACTTAACATATACTATCATAAAATAAGCAAAAGGAAGAATTCGATTGTAAAAATCTACATGTTCTGCCAATTtctaataaataaattattttcaatgTTATCTAAGGAAATTATTAGATGCAAGGAATAGTTGAGAAATCTTTAAGAATTTTTTACTACCTTATCTTTTCTTTCGGTTGATAAGAAGAATGTCAAAATTGAAGTGATAGGGTTAAAATATTCCAAATTAGAAATGATAATGTTTTTCCgtattccataaaacaaagAGAGCCAAAAGgtattttgacctttttctcACAGatgtacttaaaaaaaaaaatgaaaatttagcatGATTGTAAATTGATGTGATCGTTTGTACTTTTTCCACACTAGAATTTTTTCTTAAGGTATCGTTTGTACTTTTTCCACATTAGAACTTTTTCTTAAGTTATtgcaaaaattatatttttcctaATTCCCTAGGAGTACGTACTAGAAGTATTAATGCATACGAAAATAGATTTATGATTTAAACTCTATattcaaaaaagaaagttttCAGACCTATTATTCATTGAAACTTTAGGAATTTTTGCACATATATTTGTGCTTCGGGTCTAAAATATTTGATTCAGATGAATTTGATATCGCAACACTGCTTCTTCCTCTGTACTACATAAACTACTAATATGACATTATTTAGTTTTGAATGTTAAATGAACGTGCTATGTTCAAGGAAgcatcaatttttattttattaattcttatCTGATAATAGATGATAGAACAAACTGTAAACCATATGAGGTTCTATGGTGTAGTGGTTAGCACTCTGGACTTTGAATCCAGCGACCTGGGTTCGACTCCCGGTAggacctttcttttttttttttttttttttttttttcttctctctatgCTATTATGGGTCTTTGAAACTTGTTGAAAAGACGATAATTGGATTTGGCCAGtttgttttttcctttattatttAAACTGAAAAGACTAATCAATTAGGTTAATGAAAAGACTAACAGCAAATGAATGGTCCAAATCACTAGACAAGCTCAATGGTTGGAGCTCTCACTAGCCACCTTACAACcgtaatatataaatttaataaagTTCTAAATAATCTAATGGTGAgcaatgaaaacaaaaaaagttttaattttgcATGCTCAATTTGCACAAAAGGCATTTCAATACCTGCTCAATTTGCACTCATGTCCTTTCACAAAAAACTACTAAGAAAAAATTGGAATATAATATTCTTCATGATGGAACAAAGAATCCTTGCATTATAAAAACCAGTATTTGAGGCTAGTatgctccaagaattttttcctCCTTAGAagcttcttcctttttttttttttttcccctcactTAATCACTATGCTATCATTAATTCACTTTTATGGTTATAATATTCCTTTTGCAAAGGTGATCAAGTTTTCTCCTTTAAAATCCAAGACAAGAGCCTTTGGTTTCTTTGAAggcaacaattcacacatttaCTTAGCCAATAtggaacaagaaagaaaagaaagagttcaAGAGAGATCAATGGATATTAGTCTCAAAGACCTTTCTAAGCAACTTGAAGGAAAAATGGAAGTTCAAGAGAGATCAATGGATATTAGTCTCAAAGACCTCTCCAAGCAACTTGAAGATTTTGCTAAGGTTAGGAATTGGGAGAAATATCACAGCCCTAGGAATTTGCTACTTGCCATGGTAATTCTTTTACTATCAATTTCTaccattttcttttttgccTTTTATATGCTCTTCTCATTTCTGACTCAAAGTAGCATCTCTATGATGAGCAGAAATAGCATTTGTTGGTCACTTTTCATCCGTAAGTGTATTTGATAAAATAGCTAACATCATGAAGTTTTACCTTTGAATTCGAAACTCCATGACAATCTACTTTTTAATTACAGGAGCTGAAAAGTGATTATTTGTAAACTTTCCCTATTGAGAGACGGATTCAAGTTTCTTGATGGATTCGATCTTTGAGGTTCTTAACTTTGAACATATTAGACTTTTGAAATTATAGGTTTAGAATTTATCattttgttgaaattttagTAGTTTTcaacttatatatgtttatattctatttgaaaaatattaggTTCAGTTGAACTATCAAGTATAGGTTGCTTCCACCTCTCTTGTCTCTAGCTAGGTTCACCAATGATCAATAGCTACCTCCTATTTTCCTCACTTTGAAAAGATGCATTAGTCTAAGATTTAGGACATGAAATTGCAGTAGTGCTTGATTGAAGAAAGAGTAAGAACTCATTTCTTGTTATTGGTAAAGCTTGTTTACCATATATAACCATTTACcaagaaaagaaattatttaaGTTAAATCATAAGCTTTACTTATTTTGGTTAATGGACTAATTCAATATTAGATCTCCCTTTGTTGAGGGAGTAGTAAGATTAATTTTTAGCTCTTGTTTCGTATAATTAGTTTCATGAAGTTTAAAGTGTATATCACCAATTATAGAATGTGTTGACATTTTACACGAGGTAATGATAGCCACATAACATGTGTACGAAAGAAGGTACCACTAGACAATTACACAATGTTTCATGATACCTATTGCATCTTGGCATGTACTACTTGGCAAGGTTTTGCACACAAGAAAAGGCATCTCTTTCCACTTGTTCAAAGATTcatgaaagaaaaggaaaaaagtgctAATAGCATATTTGATCCCTCAATTATTaataaatttcaattttatatcTAATTTACCACATTTAacattcaattaattaaaatgtacACTTTTGATCCCTTTAATTGTAAATACTCATAAATTTACAAGAATTGCTAACCCTTTCACGATTTAACTACGTGCGAGTTATGCTAAATTTGTATTGTTACTCAATACTATAGAGTAATATAGTTCTAAAGAAAGtccaaatataacatatttccaagTCCGTTGATCTTCTTGGAAGCTTtaagtgggttgagaaccatgatGTTTCAGGTTCAAACACCAGTGGAAGCAAAAACATTAAATTTCTTCTCATCTATCTAAACCTTGGTGCCCAGGCTGACCTAGAAACCAAGgttatcaaaaagaaaatataatatctTTCCTAACTAAAGGGAAAAAGTACACACTTTAATTAAATGAGGATTACATTAAATGTGATGCGTCAAATATCATAaggtttaaaattaaaatttattagtAACTGGAGGACTAAAAGTGTTACTCcattatctttaatttttgttatgCTAATAATTAGTGATGTTGAGAGGAGAATAAAGTTATATTAAGATAAATTCAGGTAGAATGTGATTcatatatcttttgttgtcCAATTGAAAATTCAGGTAGGTGAAGTAGGGGAGTTATCAGAGATATTCCAATGGAAAGGAGAGGTGGACAAAGGGTTGCCAAATTGGGAGGAATCAGATAAAGAGCATCTTGGTGAAGAGTTATCTGATGTATTGCTCTATCTCATAAGATTGGCTGATATTTGTGGCATTGATCTTGGTGATGCTGCTGCTAAGAAAATGGTCAAGAATTCTATCAAATATCCTGAGCCCAAAGTCTTTTGATAAATgttttttaattactaatagTGTATTTgaagagtatttttttttttttttttttttttttttttgggtgatgaagaaaaaaagatcatTTTGGTGAGACTAAAAATAAAACACACTTGTGCATCAATTACGATGTACTTAAATTGCAAAATTCCTTCGATGATTACAACAATTCTTATGCATCACTTTCAAGCAATTTACGATCGGCTAAATTGTGTTGTTTCAGTTTATATTGATATATCATCATAAATTGACTAATTTTAAGCTAATTACCATTAGCTTTTACGGCTCTCCTCGTTTATCCAAATCTGATCGTAGTAATATGAACAAGAAATAAGCAActaaggccccgtttggacatggtttgaaacctggtttcaaaccatgtttggacatacaatttggatattttaagttgtattttttcttatagatataaaaaccccacaaattgtgaaaattatcaaaacattctcaattcttatacaatcttaccaaatgagcaaatcatagtttataacaaaattagtacactactagaaggcttttctaaaaaatgcaacatcaattaatcaaactttacttcaacaaaatcgaaaatttaacatgaatagtaatgtaactactatttaatataatcttcccacataaattaaaggttggtagacataaataaaggttggtggaagttaatgagattggtaaatgattgatgggggtaattgctaaaaatatttaccaacttatggatcttttttttacaaaatattaacttatgagttaaattttgtatttaaaaagtTAGAAACCGTGATTTCAAACTGCAAACCatgctttttggatgatttgaatTCAAACAATGGTTTGAAAATTGATGGCCGAACGCCTACtgactaaaaataaatttcactTTTGTTATTGGTGATTGGTGAACGTGAAACCATGGGACCTTGAAGAAAGATGCTCTGTACCCTCTTTCTCTACGTAAAATTTAAGGCATTTTCCTCATCTTTTTTCTAGCTCAAAGTACATTTTCACATTAATGAAATTCTGCATATTCCTATAAGAAGAACGATTCTGATCGACTAGTGATA
This portion of the Lycium ferocissimum isolate CSIRO_LF1 chromosome 1, AGI_CSIRO_Lferr_CH_V1, whole genome shotgun sequence genome encodes:
- the LOC132068190 gene encoding uncharacterized protein LOC132068190 codes for the protein MLSLIHFYGYNIPFAKVIKFSPLKSKTRAFGFFEGNNSHIYLANMEQERKERVQERSMDISLKDLSKQLEGKMEVQERSMDISLKDLSKQLEDFAKVRNWEKYHSPRNLLLAMVGEVGELSEIFQWKGEVDKGLPNWEESDKEHLGEELSDVLLYLIRLADICGIDLGDAAAKKMVKNSIKYPEPKVF